One genomic window of Coffea eugenioides isolate CCC68of chromosome 1, Ceug_1.0, whole genome shotgun sequence includes the following:
- the LOC113765825 gene encoding glycine-rich cell wall structural protein 1.0-like, whose protein sequence is MGSGETQMPEAGGYRSSTTPPILGHRCRGCGNCGGSSSSAGRREGGGDGSGGGRGGGSNGRNRYGRRGGGRISNLLGFGLGSLQGGHEGGVNGGENNGGGGNGGSILEGLEGFWETSALMVSMGEETNGRERERLRERGEERETASVEKSMRREERGVVPFLLDKKALLKSILAFV, encoded by the exons ATGGGGAGTGGTGAGACTCAAATGCCGGAGGCTGGTGGGTATCGATCAAG CACTACGCCTCCGATTCTTGGGCATAGATGCCGTGGGTGTGGAAACTGTGGTGGAAGTAGCAGCAGTGCTGGTCGACGCGAAGGTGGAGGTGATGGTAGTGGTGGTGGTAGAGGAGGAGGAAGCAATGGTCGGAATAGGTATGGCagaagaggaggaggaagaatCAGTAATTTGTTGGGCTTTGGCCTCGGAAGTCTGCAAGGTGGGCATGAAGGAGGAGTTAACGGCGGTGAGAACAACGGGGGTGGTGGCAATGGTGGAA GTATTTTGGAAGGATTGGAGGGCTTCTGGGAAACGTCGGCATTGATGGTGTCCATGGGGGAGGAGACGAAtgggagggagagggagaggttgcgggagagaggagaggagagggagacGGCATCGGTGGAGAAGTCAATgaggagagaggagagaggagtTGTTCCTTTTTTGCTTGACAAAAAGGCCCTTCTTAAAAGCATATTGGCATTCGTGTGA